From one Spartobacteria bacterium genomic stretch:
- a CDS encoding ABC transporter permease — protein MRLYIDRGEFFLELLLQHIGITLIAVSITTLLGLLISVLMTRNTFFASLMLTTTKFLYTIPSIALFGILVTITGIGNKSAITALIVYGLLPIIRNTYVGIRDVDPQIIESAVGMGTTEWQLLFRIKLPLALPVIISGFRTMVIMTIALGGIASFIGAGGLGVAIYRGISTYFPEMIIAGSLLVATLAIFTDWLLQIAEKKLTKRILGSGKRV, from the coding sequence ATCAGGCTGTATATTGACCGAGGGGAGTTCTTTTTAGAACTCCTGCTTCAACACATCGGTATCACATTGATCGCTGTGTCGATTACCACCCTTTTGGGACTCTTGATCAGTGTGTTGATGACAAGAAATACGTTTTTTGCATCCCTGATGCTGACCACCACGAAATTCCTCTACACGATTCCTTCCATAGCCCTGTTCGGCATACTGGTAACCATTACCGGCATTGGGAACAAAAGTGCGATCACGGCCCTGATTGTTTACGGTTTGCTGCCCATCATCCGCAATACCTACGTAGGAATCAGGGATGTGGATCCTCAGATTATTGAATCAGCGGTGGGCATGGGGACCACGGAATGGCAGCTTCTCTTCAGGATCAAGCTGCCCTTGGCACTGCCGGTCATCATTTCCGGATTCAGAACCATGGTTATCATGACGATTGCGCTGGGGGGGATTGCCTCTTTTATCGGGGCTGGTGGCCTTGGCGTGGCGATTTACAGGGGGATTTCCACTTATTTCCCCGAAATGATTATTGCCGGAAGCCTGCTGGTGGCCACACTGGCCATTTTTACGGATTGGCTTCTGCAGATTGCAGAGAAAAAACTGACGAAACGGATTCTTGGATCCGGAAAGAGAGTGTAG